In the genome of Hevea brasiliensis isolate MT/VB/25A 57/8 chromosome 14, ASM3005281v1, whole genome shotgun sequence, the window TTTTGCTGAAGGACAAAAACAATGTCCCCTGTAATAGTATCAGGCTGCAAAAATAGCAGGAAACAATAAGGATATAAGAAACAGgtacataaatttttatttttttaaaaaaatccagCTAGTGTTCTGTGACCCACAGCTTCATCAGCTTCTCCAGGGAAAGTAATCCTCTGTCCATTTTGCATACCCTTCTCAACAATAACTTCCAGCACTTTCTTCTCCTGAACAACCTTTTCACCTTTACATTGAGGGCAACGATCCTTATCATTAATGGTCTCACCAGTACCCTTACATTCATTACAAGGATGCTGCATTTGCTGGATCATAGAGGGACCAAGTTGTCTTATGGAGACCTTCATTCCAGAACCTTGGCAACCCGAACATTTCATTGATGCACCTGATTTGGACCCTTTACTGCAATTTTCCACAAAAACATCAAGTTTTcatataaaatacaaaaactcAACACACCAACCATATTCCAACACTAACCCTTTGCACTTTGAGCAGATAACATTACGGGAAAGAGACAGCTTCTTGGAGGTGCCATTGTAGAGATCTTCCAAAGAAACCTTGAGAGGATGGATAACATCCTCTCCCCTCCTCTGTCTACGGCCTCTGCTGCTACCACCACCTGTGAGGAACAAAATTCTCAAGTAAAAAATGCTAGGCAGTCATggcacaaaagaaaaaaaaaacaagattTAATGGTTAGTAATCCTCACCACCAAATGGGTTGCCACCAAAGAAGGATTGGAAAATGTCAAATGGGTCATGAGCACCACCTCCACTGCCCATTCCCTCCTTGAGGGCGTCCTCTCCATATTGATCATATATCTCACGTTTCTCTGGATCACTCAAAACCTCATAAGCTTGGGCCAACTCTTTAAACTGAAAGGCAGGCACAAATACACAAGTtcaagataaaaaaataaaataagataaccaTTACAGTGACAACTACAATATGAAACTATTCCATTTCCACCGAGAACACTTACTAAACTggaaattaaacattaaaattatcAAACTATTAAATGTCCACTGAAATTGTCAAAATTTGTTCCTAGTGCATATCAGCATCAaaacctaacttatcagcaatcAAACCATCAAAAGATAATTTTTATAAACCCACAACATCCCAATATTTGTGCAACCATAATCACAAAACCCCAATAAATAACCATAAGATCAGATCTGTACCTGAAAGAACAAAATTAACCCTCATAATCaacacaaaataaataaataaattcaggAGCCGTTAACCAAGTCAACGTCAATAGATACCCAATTCCGTAAGCTGATCCATCAATAGAAAGAATGACCAAACATAAACAAAACATTACAGTAACAAATATGCTTATATAGACCTTTTCAGGATCACCACCCTTGTCAGGATGGTTCTTGATGGCAGCTTTTCTATAAGCCTTCTTTAGATCATCCTGTGAAGCGTTCTTTGAGACCCCAAGAATCTCATAGTACTTGGTGTTATCGCTTTTTTTGGGTGCTCTTCCAAACATCTTCTCTCCTTGCCTTTATCAGTAAAAGATCCTAAGAAAAGACCCAATAAAACAATCAAGATCATGAAACCAAAGAAACAAAGAAATCATGGTCAAGAAACAAAGAaacgaaaaataattataaataaattgttaaaaaaaaaaaaaaaaacccaaatgaAACGTACCGATTGTTAGGTTTGTCTACAGAGAGCCCCCAGAAACACAAGCGAGACGGCGAAGCGAGAGAGAAAGAGGGTTGCAAGTGGAGTCGGATCTGATCATTTAAGGCAGAAAATGGACGGTGCAGATTTGAGACTTCCCATGGCAGATGATGAGTAGGTTTATattcatatttatatttattaattataaatgaaATAATAGATTTTTTAAAGGTTATTTTTTATGGTTGAGAGTTGTTGTTGTATTCACGGAAGGATCCAGAATTTGTGCCGTGAAGATTACTACATTTCttcgaaaaaaaaaatactaattctTTTTTATCTGTCCATTATTTGCATTCTAACTAGTTTAAAGAGTAAAATTTTCGGCTTAAAAgcagtttaaaaaaaattttgacttaatttttaaaataatataatttttacttaattattaaattaatatgattttaaaaattatttataaatttaatataaattaaaattatttaaaaatgaaaaatctttacaagaattcaaaattatatttaattttttaatttaatataaaaaatattaaatttttaatatttatcacGATTATATTTgaatgattaaattaaatttaaaattattaataataaattataatataatttttaaaatttatttattaataaaataatctattattttaaattttatattcatttttaaatgaaattttatattaaaaaatagttttattgattaaaatggttttttttttttcatcgttCAGTCATATCAACCATGCATCAAATACTCTAAAACCACTTTTTTATGGCGTTTTCATTATGAAATGCGTGTTTTTTTATTTACTTTACCAATAGTTTATTTCCACAAATCATTAAAGAAAAGTGAAACCTAAAGAAAATACTCTGTAAAATAtgtaaagaaattaaattaatataggaTATGCAACaaatatgataatattatattattaatatgataaattattataaaattataataatgttgtcatatttatattaatattaatttataataatataatattaaattaatatatataatattaatttatttaaatttatattaatttaataatataatagtatCATATTTGTTGCATatcatataataatttaatttcttcacATATTTTACTAAGTTTTTTCTTtagttttcactttttttttaatgatttgtGGAAATAAATTATTGATAAGATAAAGACAAActtttcattttaatatttttttgtatAATTATAATTGTTAAGCTTTGAAActcttgaataaaaaataatgtaCTTAATGACCATAACTCTTAACATTAAAATCATGTCAGGCCCTTTGGGCATCTTTACAACAAGTTAAATGAAGACCAAAGGACTGAGATAAAGCCATTTGCAAGgcaacaaattttacatacaaagCTGAAGAGGATGTCAATGGGTAGAATTTTTATGgatatttgatttaattgaattctaataaaataaatttagataaTATAATTGAGTTTGAGATGGATTTGAATATGATATTTAATATTCGTAACGGATTTGAATCgagattaaattttatatattgaataTCCGTTATccgaattatttatataaatatttaattaaatataaaatatatttttttataatagtatttataaatttttatatattttattttataaaaaataaaattgaaatattttatgaaattattaaaattttaaatataaattatttataaaaaataatttttatgtaaatttttaattaaaatatataaaattaaataggttCAGATATTTTTCTGTAATAATAATCGGGTTTGGAATAGATTCGAGtaagtcaaaataaattttaatcagattTAGGATGGATTcagattttgaaaatttaattaaatttgggggtttagatatggtaattttcatcAGTACTCTACCCGTTGCTCATCCAAAAGCTGAGGATTGGACTTATTTGGTACAATGAAACGTAGACAATTAAAAATTGAACATATATGAGCTTACAATAATTTGGCTTACAcatcaagcaataaataaatcttTGCTGCTTGAAGGGCTAGCAAGTTGTGAGGCTGTTCTTCTAGCTCAAACCAGGGGGTTATCAAACATTATATATGAAGGTAATTCTATAATGGTGATTAATGCCTTGCGAGGACATAATTCCCTAGTCAATATATAAGGTGTTATTCAAGAAGCTCAAGGGATTGCCAGTTTGCTAGGAG includes:
- the LOC110637329 gene encoding dnaJ protein homolog translates to MFGRAPKKSDNTKYYEILGVSKNASQDDLKKAYRKAAIKNHPDKGGDPEKFKELAQAYEVLSDPEKREIYDQYGEDALKEGMGSGGGAHDPFDIFQSFFGGNPFGGGGSSRGRRQRRGEDVIHPLKVSLEDLYNGTSKKLSLSRNVICSKCKGKGSKSGASMKCSGCQGSGMKVSIRQLGPSMIQQMQHPCNECKGTGETINDKDRCPQCKGEKVVQEKKVLEVIVEKGMQNGQRITFPGEADEAPDTITGDIVFVLQQKEHPKFKRKGDDLIVDHTLSLTEALCGFQFILTHLDGRQLLIKSQPGEVVKPDQFKAINDEGMPMYQRPFMRGKLYIHFSVDFPDSLPPDQCKALEAVLPSRTSVQLSDMELDECEETTLHDVNFDEEMRRKQQQAQEAYDEDDDMHGGGQRVQCAQQ